The proteins below come from a single Molothrus ater isolate BHLD 08-10-18 breed brown headed cowbird chromosome 33, BPBGC_Mater_1.1, whole genome shotgun sequence genomic window:
- the LOC118700970 gene encoding zinc finger protein 79-like: MGGHRGVPVAAARDALRGSPCPCLWHGGKSHPVLVLPPPEQELSMESREDKCPRQNLVAEAVLRGSMAQETNGEEKPQRCRTRRGCKRRWRGCERERASLGQEGGRRWSQSSELVLHEQVHDGEKPHRCVECGKSFRWNYDLIVHQRIHTGERPYKCGECGKSFGESSTLITHQRTHTGERPYECSKCGKRFQTSSHLLRHYQTHTEERPFQCPECGKGFKYNSTLITHQRIHTGERPYECDKCRKRFQTRSCLLQHYWIHREERPFQCPDCGKGFRQNYTLITHRRIHTGERPYECPQCGKSFSSSSNLTQHQRRHR, from the coding sequence atggggGGACATCGGGGGGTGCCGGTGGCGGCTGCCAGGGACGCCCTGAGGGGATCTCCTTGCCCTTGCCTGTGGCACGGAGGAAAATCCCatcctgtccttgtccttcctcccccagagcaggagctgagcatggagagcagggaggacaaatgCCCGCGGCAGAACCTGGTGGCAGAGGCCGTTTTGAGAGGCTCCATGGCGCAGGAAAccaatggggaggaaaagccccagagatGCCGCACAAGGAGAGGCTGCAAACGCAGATGGCGGGgatgtgagagagaaagagccaGCCTGGGCCAGGAAGGCGGCCGGAGATGGAGCCAGAGCTCGGAGCTGGTGCTCCATGAGCAGGTCcatgatggggagaagccccacagGTGCgtggagtgtgggaagagcttcaggtggAACTACGACCTGATTGTGcaccagaggatccacactggggaacggCCCTAcaagtgtggggagtgtgggaagagctttggAGAGAGCTCCACCCTGATCACGCACCAGAGgacccacactggggagaggccctatgagtgttccaagtgtgggaagaggtttcagaccagctcccatctcctccgGCACTATCAGActcacacagaggagaggcccttccaaTGCCCTGAGTGTGGGAAGGGATTCAAGTACAACTCCACCCTCATCAcccaccagcgcatccacactggggaacggccctacgagtgtgataaatgcaggaagaggtttcagaccaggTCCTGTCTCCTCCAGCACTATTGGATTCACagagaggagaggcccttccaatgccctgactgtgggaagggATTCAGGCAGAACTACACCCTCATCACCCATCGGCGCATCCACacaggggagaggccctacgagtgtccccagtgtgggaagagcttctccagcagctctaaCTTAACCCAACACCAACGGAGGCACCGGTAA